The following coding sequences lie in one Deinococcus roseus genomic window:
- a CDS encoding TDT family transporter, with amino-acid sequence MQHRTVHPSFHLPLVQHFSPNLYAITMGTGILALMMGKLPWEAAFKTGELLWMLNALLFCGFSVLFGLKALLYPTETRQVLDHPTQSLFLGAVPMGLATVINGLLEYGLPLWGSRVVPFAQHLWMLDAVLALITCTLVPYRMFTRSQHPLKEMTALWLLPVVAPEVTAASAGLLIPHLSQHAWGMLCTSYVLWAFSVPLALMLLTVLVLRLTQHQLPGREMALSMFLPIGPLATAALALLQLGGAAGPVLAAQNLPSLTPVLQGIGLVGGLVLWGFACWWLVLALLTTCRYLKTGLPFNLGWWGLTFPVGVFSAATFALADVTHLTLLRHMATALVGVLVLLWMLVTLRTLQHQMQPSNT; translated from the coding sequence ATGCAGCACCGTACCGTTCATCCCAGCTTTCACCTGCCTCTGGTGCAGCACTTTTCCCCCAACCTTTATGCCATCACCATGGGCACCGGGATTCTCGCCCTGATGATGGGGAAGCTTCCCTGGGAAGCGGCGTTCAAAACCGGTGAACTGCTGTGGATGCTGAATGCCCTGCTGTTCTGCGGGTTCAGTGTGCTGTTCGGGCTCAAGGCCCTGCTGTACCCCACAGAAACCCGACAGGTGCTCGACCACCCCACCCAGAGCCTTTTTCTGGGCGCTGTCCCCATGGGCCTTGCCACCGTGATCAATGGCCTGCTGGAATACGGGCTGCCTTTGTGGGGCAGCAGGGTGGTGCCCTTTGCTCAGCATCTGTGGATGCTGGACGCTGTGCTGGCCCTGATCACCTGCACGCTGGTGCCTTACCGCATGTTCACCCGCAGCCAGCATCCCCTGAAAGAAATGACCGCCCTGTGGCTCTTGCCGGTGGTGGCCCCGGAAGTCACTGCAGCCAGTGCCGGGCTGTTGATCCCGCACCTCTCCCAGCACGCCTGGGGAATGTTGTGCACCAGTTATGTGCTGTGGGCTTTCTCGGTGCCGCTGGCCCTGATGCTGCTGACCGTGCTGGTGTTGCGACTTACCCAGCACCAGTTGCCTGGGCGTGAAATGGCCCTCAGCATGTTCTTGCCGATTGGGCCACTGGCCACCGCTGCCCTGGCCTTGCTGCAACTGGGAGGGGCTGCTGGACCCGTGCTGGCAGCCCAGAATTTGCCATCCCTCACCCCGGTGCTGCAGGGCATCGGACTGGTGGGAGGACTGGTGCTGTGGGGTTTTGCATGCTGGTGGTTGGTGCTGGCCCTGCTCACCACCTGCCGTTACCTGAAAACCGGGCTGCCGTTCAACCTGGGCTGGTGGGGACTGACCTTTCCGGTGGGGGTGTTCAGCGCGGCCACCTTTGCCCTTGCAGATGTGACCCACCTGACCCTGCTGAGGCACATGGCAACTGCGCTGGTGGGGGTTCTGGTGCTGTTGTGGATGCTGGTCACCCTGCGCACCCTGCAACACCAGATGCAGCCCTCAAACACCTGA
- a CDS encoding LysR substrate-binding domain-containing protein: MQVNPEHLLTFLVVAEHGSLTAAGEQLHLSQPAISSQLKQLTTVVGEPLFQRHRHGVTLTNTGQGLLEHARTVQRALQGTRTYLQDLQGLQTGNLRVAASLTIAATLLPGMLAHYHQQHPGVKLQVRQGNTREVLNFLLNSTSELALIEGPPPLLPTDVHSFVFHQDHLVLVASPQHPLAHEQVQTSDLQHLPVIWREAGSGTREVAERALQQAGLQVQTVLELAGTEAVKEAVLQNLGVAFLSERSVQREVQTGLLVQLPVPLQGLQREFRVVGGPPATQSRAVQAFLTLLQDTPS, encoded by the coding sequence ATGCAGGTCAATCCTGAGCACCTCCTCACCTTTCTGGTGGTCGCAGAGCACGGCAGCCTCACCGCCGCTGGTGAACAGTTGCACCTCAGTCAGCCCGCCATTTCCAGCCAGCTGAAACAACTGACCACCGTGGTTGGAGAACCCCTGTTCCAGCGGCACCGCCACGGGGTCACCCTCACCAACACAGGACAGGGGCTTCTTGAACACGCCAGAACCGTGCAACGTGCCCTGCAAGGGACCCGTACTTACCTGCAAGACCTGCAGGGGTTGCAAACCGGAAATTTGCGGGTGGCGGCCAGCCTGACCATTGCAGCCACCTTGTTGCCTGGCATGCTGGCCCACTACCACCAGCAGCATCCGGGGGTGAAATTGCAGGTCCGGCAGGGCAACACCCGTGAAGTGCTGAATTTTCTGCTGAACAGCACCAGCGAACTGGCCCTGATTGAAGGCCCTCCTCCCCTGTTGCCCACAGATGTGCACTCTTTTGTGTTCCATCAGGACCATCTGGTGCTGGTGGCCAGCCCACAGCATCCCCTGGCCCATGAGCAGGTGCAAACCTCAGACCTGCAGCATCTTCCGGTGATCTGGCGGGAAGCAGGATCCGGCACCCGTGAAGTGGCAGAGCGTGCCCTGCAACAGGCAGGCCTTCAGGTGCAAACCGTGCTGGAACTCGCAGGCACCGAAGCCGTCAAAGAAGCGGTGCTGCAAAACCTGGGGGTGGCTTTCCTCTCTGAACGCTCGGTGCAGCGGGAAGTGCAAACCGGTCTGCTGGTGCAGCTTCCCGTTCCCCTGCAAGGCCTGCAGCGGGAATTCCGGGTGGTGGGTGGGCCTCCTGCCACCCAGTCCAGAGCCGTGCAGGCTTTTCTGACCCTGCTGCAGGACACCCCCTCATAA